A single region of the Sphingobium sp. TKS genome encodes:
- a CDS encoding conjugal transfer protein TraH, which yields MRHCLSLPLLAALAACGISAPAYAQSWAESWFDNVTYTSPGSFEDQTRGYLTAGGMSGRVDVHDDYLMSLTLPKVKAGCGGIDMFLGGMSFLDPDYLVQKLESILQAAPAVAFQYLLETLDEKMGNIISKMEAATNFLNSIQVNDCRLANRMVQIAKGDDNMSGIIEEMTGYKSVKEGFAKSYQNSREKIQANQNNPTEDLKDALANCPAEVTDIFKTGSLLAHAATRVGAGDWTNVMRARVGDVYMRWDATDKVPIFSAIPACPHQDTESPDDFLSGKVQRRALNIPPSAADCSTDTGKGALELARERMQSIATKIRTRAALTTDERQFVANVRTLPVYRLLEWGVRQGVPDSVVADTDELVALTLAYQMLNDLTRSIDFAIGNAERGTTVAGAADAGQANICQTRILSKGIEQLRDLREEVLRQRAQMRQSYMAALSQANLSASYAGLLHTRDRDARDAAGTAANPNR from the coding sequence ATGCGCCACTGCCTGAGCCTGCCCCTCCTTGCCGCCCTTGCAGCCTGCGGAATCTCGGCGCCTGCCTACGCCCAGAGTTGGGCTGAGAGCTGGTTCGATAACGTCACCTACACGAGCCCAGGATCCTTCGAGGATCAGACCCGCGGCTATCTGACTGCTGGAGGCATGTCCGGCCGGGTCGATGTGCACGACGATTATCTGATGAGCCTCACCCTTCCCAAGGTGAAAGCGGGTTGTGGCGGCATCGACATGTTCCTGGGCGGCATGTCGTTCCTCGATCCCGACTACCTGGTGCAAAAACTCGAGAGCATTCTTCAGGCCGCGCCTGCGGTTGCGTTCCAGTATCTGCTCGAGACGCTCGATGAAAAAATGGGGAACATCATCTCCAAGATGGAGGCGGCGACCAACTTCCTGAATTCTATCCAGGTCAACGACTGCCGTCTCGCCAACCGTATGGTCCAGATCGCCAAGGGCGACGACAATATGTCGGGGATCATCGAGGAAATGACTGGCTACAAGTCTGTCAAAGAGGGTTTCGCAAAAAGCTATCAGAACTCGCGCGAGAAGATTCAGGCGAACCAGAACAATCCGACCGAGGACCTGAAGGATGCGCTGGCCAACTGTCCAGCCGAGGTTACCGACATCTTCAAGACGGGATCGCTGCTCGCGCACGCCGCCACCCGTGTGGGAGCAGGCGACTGGACAAACGTCATGCGGGCGCGCGTCGGGGACGTCTACATGCGCTGGGACGCGACCGACAAGGTGCCGATCTTCTCCGCCATTCCCGCATGTCCGCATCAGGATACCGAGTCTCCCGACGATTTTCTGTCAGGCAAGGTCCAGCGACGGGCCCTGAATATCCCGCCAAGCGCCGCAGACTGCTCGACCGACACCGGCAAGGGCGCACTCGAGCTGGCACGCGAGCGTATGCAGTCGATCGCGACGAAGATCCGGACACGAGCAGCGTTGACGACGGACGAGCGCCAGTTCGTCGCGAACGTGCGGACGCTGCCGGTCTATCGGCTGCTCGAATGGGGCGTCCGCCAGGGCGTTCCGGATTCGGTCGTGGCCGATACCGACGAGCTTGTCGCGCTGACCCTCGCCTATCAGATGCTCAACGACCTCACCCGCTCGATCGACTTCGCGATCGGCAATGCCGAACGCGGCACAACAGTCGCCGGCGCCGCCGACGCCGGTCAGGCCAATATCTGTCAGACGCGCATTCTGAGCAAGGGGATCGAGCAGTTGCGCGACCTTCGCGAGGAGGTTCTGCGGCAGCGGGCGCAGATGCGCCAGAGCTATATGGCGGCACTGTCCCAGGCAAACCTCTCGGCAAGCTATGCCGGCCTGCTTCACACCCGCGACCGCGACGCGCGCGACGCCGCCGGCACCGCCGCCAATCCCAACCGCTGA
- the traN gene encoding conjugal transfer protein TraN yields the protein MLRKPFLARWIAVLAAAATLTAALPAPAIAQQLCAADLNGNGDAADAGETASCTEMQGGSWLCPIQETACVADAGGQYSCPLGTQYQCLSPSGGGTPSCSPNSCTTTGGSGIEDEPVVDDPGAPADGPVDAEGNCTGAIEIFSGRALRCRPAGLKTTFSNCCKDRGKIIKDGMGSSISSIGTKLAVAKGVFTGMKAAYTAFKAGATASQAASAGANAIIAGIDPTSIAISLAINFMMDFLLSGCDQQDMEVGMLRGSGMCHEVGTYCSSKILGICVQKSKGHCCFNTKLGRIIQEQGRPQLKSFNGLGWGTAKHPYCRGFTPDEFQALDFSKIDLSEYYSDIEARAQSDIQIDMKDRVDAYMQTIQN from the coding sequence ATGCTCCGCAAACCTTTCCTTGCGCGCTGGATTGCCGTGCTTGCCGCGGCCGCAACGCTCACCGCGGCCTTGCCGGCGCCGGCGATCGCACAGCAGCTGTGCGCCGCCGATCTCAACGGAAACGGGGATGCGGCCGATGCCGGAGAAACCGCGAGCTGCACCGAAATGCAGGGTGGGTCGTGGCTCTGTCCGATCCAGGAGACCGCATGCGTCGCCGATGCTGGTGGGCAATATAGCTGTCCGCTGGGCACGCAATATCAATGCTTGAGCCCGAGCGGCGGCGGCACGCCGAGTTGCTCGCCGAACAGCTGCACCACGACGGGCGGCAGCGGGATCGAGGATGAGCCGGTGGTGGACGATCCCGGCGCCCCGGCCGACGGGCCGGTCGACGCCGAAGGCAATTGTACAGGCGCGATCGAGATATTCTCCGGCCGCGCTCTCCGTTGCCGTCCGGCGGGCCTGAAAACCACCTTCTCGAACTGCTGCAAGGACCGGGGCAAGATCATCAAGGACGGAATGGGCTCGTCGATCTCGTCGATCGGGACCAAGCTCGCCGTCGCGAAGGGCGTCTTCACCGGCATGAAGGCGGCTTACACGGCCTTCAAGGCAGGTGCGACCGCGAGCCAGGCCGCAAGCGCCGGCGCCAATGCCATCATCGCCGGGATCGATCCGACGTCGATCGCGATCAGCCTGGCGATCAACTTCATGATGGATTTCCTCCTGTCCGGTTGCGACCAGCAGGACATGGAAGTGGGGATGTTGCGGGGCTCGGGCATGTGTCACGAGGTCGGCACCTACTGCAGCTCGAAGATTCTCGGCATCTGCGTCCAGAAGTCGAAGGGCCATTGCTGCTTCAATACCAAATTGGGTCGGATCATCCAGGAGCAGGGACGCCCGCAGCTCAAGTCGTTCAACGGCCTGGGCTGGGGTACCGCCAAGCACCCCTATTGCCGGGGGTTCACTCCGGATGAATTCCAGGCGCTCGACTTCAGCAAGATCGATCTGTCCGAATATTATTCGGATATCGAGGCGCGCGCCCAGTCGGACATCCAGATCGACATGAAGGATCGCGTCGATGCGTATATGCAAACCATCCAGAACTAG
- a CDS encoding type-F conjugative transfer system pilin assembly protein TrbC has product MGLVVATAFLCALELPGAAPGQTEANRPAPLGQSEAQKAGDNAMERLRAAVAGRKQDSVRQPSVRVPAPSEADHRRLREAIAERVTSPAIDTRARATLEKGKAALAAQREAAAEKLAQALGLAPPDLKAIAGTVAPAGKAWVPVLFVSSSIPAPILRTYAAQLERAGGVFAFRGMPGGLSRVAPMAKLSAEILRIDPGCEGPACAMRNVQLIVDPLVFRQHGVMRVPALAMVPGDPTQPYCEREDDSPRASQLVYGDAALSGLLDEYARLGSKEEVRDAQARLEGR; this is encoded by the coding sequence ATGGGCTTGGTGGTGGCAACCGCCTTCCTCTGCGCGCTCGAATTGCCGGGCGCAGCGCCGGGACAGACCGAGGCGAATAGACCTGCCCCGCTCGGGCAAAGCGAGGCGCAGAAGGCCGGTGACAACGCGATGGAACGGCTCCGGGCGGCGGTCGCGGGTCGCAAGCAGGATAGCGTTCGACAACCGAGCGTGAGGGTCCCGGCGCCTTCGGAAGCAGACCATCGGCGGTTGCGCGAGGCGATCGCCGAGCGCGTGACATCGCCGGCGATCGACACGCGTGCGCGCGCGACGCTCGAGAAGGGCAAGGCCGCGCTTGCCGCGCAGCGTGAAGCAGCCGCGGAGAAGCTCGCCCAGGCGCTCGGCCTCGCACCTCCCGACCTCAAGGCGATTGCCGGCACCGTCGCGCCCGCCGGCAAGGCATGGGTTCCGGTTCTCTTTGTCTCTTCCTCGATCCCCGCGCCGATCCTGCGCACCTATGCGGCCCAGCTTGAGCGCGCGGGAGGCGTGTTCGCCTTTCGCGGGATGCCGGGAGGGTTGAGCAGGGTCGCCCCGATGGCAAAGCTTTCGGCGGAAATCCTGCGGATCGACCCCGGATGCGAGGGTCCGGCCTGTGCGATGCGCAACGTGCAGCTGATCGTCGATCCCCTGGTCTTCCGCCAGCACGGCGTCATGCGCGTGCCGGCGCTGGCGATGGTCCCGGGCGATCCGACGCAACCCTATTGTGAACGAGAGGATGACAGCCCGCGCGCGTCCCAACTCGTTTACGGCGACGCCGCGCTGTCCGGGCTCCTCGACGAATATGCCCGGCTCGGGAGCAAAGAGGAGGTGCGCGATGCTCAGGCTCGCCTGGAAGGCCGGTAA
- a CDS encoding AbrB/MazE/SpoVT family DNA-binding domain-containing protein, whose protein sequence is MNAVTVTAKGQITLRKELLQHLGIHPGDKISFDKLPGGEIRIRAVKPSGRIEDFFGSLKREGQRPVSIEEMNEVIEKGWGGQL, encoded by the coding sequence ATGAATGCCGTCACCGTCACTGCCAAAGGGCAGATCACATTGCGGAAGGAATTGCTGCAGCATCTCGGCATCCATCCCGGCGACAAGATAAGCTTCGACAAGCTGCCCGGCGGAGAAATCAGGATTCGGGCCGTGAAGCCGTCTGGACGGATCGAGGATTTCTTCGGCTCGCTCAAGCGGGAAGGCCAAAGACCGGTCTCGATCGAGGAGATGAACGAGGTCATCGAGAAGGGGTGGGGCGGCCAGCTGTGA
- a CDS encoding conjugal transfer protein TraG N-terminal domain-containing protein, whose translation MRPSLRSLLALPFALTATPALAIDTSFHTYDGFAETVDAFRLVSMIFGDARYETLVLICGVVGIALGALLASVRGQGMGLVTFGFQTLVGVGLFVGLVSTTGTVHVYDRVRNAYQPVGDVPNLIVVVAGVTNLMERALAETIDDNTTDPNAKLEFGAGGHSFDLFLNAVSPRGPMTDTFLDATIKDYVRQCYPVARVSSAYGVDDDQLFRTSTDLPASFAAMAGPATFSTVYTASDKGGTTVSCTESWDHIQSRLSDPTLFDDYAKQVCQRTGYNVDDSAQLSRCRSRLDEMGDMMMGTPLSLQAFMTDVLLGSTVGDVLFEDSPATAARVMANRAVISSGLSTMSVANEWMPTIRATVFGIMLMMMPIALLFILTPINLRVASFALGLFVFVALWGVIDAGIYQLTFGRAMDVLAEMRSNHVAANAWMLAPSAAMKALAIFGSFRTAAAGLAGAFVFTVFRFSGNVFTAFTSGALQTQGQGSAAAAPLSTREGYASALEAQASAAGTMARRSAASSFGDYGERSSFGTNRAFGAAGSVLGEHGGGPLGNAAFALGGIDASRELGGLSPALAGRNLGDPATARAVRANATTSAIRDFAEKDALRSIGTTYFGQGQAGERAFASFAQNMVQWRAFGDQRAYDMMRQGAQRHFERGGYDEKDAALKASTVIGQASADPTFAKLIANAFEQEQMLRNDLTGAQVQVGAMEGRRDFAGDNVASIERRNVATEQAHRTGGNEGQRNAASMLGLSVQETSRRIGFINALSGEARSSAITQLSRATGRNEAQVLHALETYNAATQVGTADGASAEAAREGTSVYGRTREAGGYDFAERSGKLDAQREVGQDGTRSAARIGEQRRQADNAGFAEGAEAAGMSVREAARLDSFIRTLSQGAGNQLDMAEGGAARIADRARNERLGRIVENERLTRMQGLLREHGVRLSKRQIAMDQNGDMSLNLTPEAATQMWRGGLINDSQLGAVAGGGRARFSFAHNDVLVSSSVGFQQSARSDTSTRFEAGKQAGPDTIEHFLGGGEQGQAMMRNWLRGGFEMDRHGNWRLKPQVADTLTRDVQALIAQTGWQRSINRLAQDQTTMGTNVGAEIGGAVSASETHFGRTSGEAAHERSRPQKAGSTSGQLGGRVGFTSSDVGVTTESAQSNLDIVNYDVREAIAAAERASARSTTPEATFSRELSERILGSEGLRNRYLGQADSDRATFDITGPLTSIEQRSVLDSGSFSTDIDGSKGDGDSTFKKR comes from the coding sequence ATGCGCCCGTCGCTCCGCTCCCTGCTCGCGCTACCCTTTGCGCTCACTGCCACACCCGCCTTGGCGATCGACACAAGCTTTCACACCTATGATGGCTTTGCCGAGACGGTCGATGCGTTCCGTCTCGTCTCGATGATCTTCGGCGACGCGCGCTACGAGACGCTGGTGCTGATCTGCGGGGTGGTCGGGATCGCGTTGGGAGCGCTGCTCGCCAGCGTCCGGGGCCAGGGAATGGGGCTGGTCACCTTCGGCTTCCAGACGCTCGTCGGCGTCGGCCTGTTCGTGGGTCTGGTCTCCACGACCGGGACCGTCCATGTCTATGATCGGGTGCGCAACGCCTATCAGCCGGTGGGCGATGTCCCGAACCTCATCGTCGTTGTGGCCGGGGTCACAAACCTCATGGAGCGCGCGCTTGCCGAGACGATCGACGACAACACGACCGACCCCAATGCCAAGCTCGAATTCGGCGCGGGTGGACATTCGTTCGACCTCTTCCTGAATGCGGTCAGCCCGCGAGGCCCGATGACGGACACCTTCCTCGATGCGACCATCAAGGATTATGTGCGGCAATGCTATCCGGTGGCGCGCGTGTCCTCGGCCTACGGGGTCGACGATGACCAGCTGTTCCGCACGTCGACCGATCTGCCCGCGTCGTTCGCCGCCATGGCGGGCCCAGCAACCTTCAGCACGGTGTACACTGCCTCCGACAAGGGCGGGACAACGGTAAGCTGCACCGAGTCCTGGGATCATATCCAGTCCCGTCTGAGCGATCCGACCCTTTTCGACGATTACGCCAAGCAGGTCTGCCAGCGCACCGGTTATAATGTCGACGATTCCGCTCAGCTTTCGCGCTGCCGTTCGCGGTTGGACGAGATGGGCGACATGATGATGGGCACGCCCCTTTCGCTCCAGGCATTTATGACGGACGTCCTGCTGGGAAGCACGGTCGGAGATGTGCTGTTCGAGGACAGTCCGGCGACCGCGGCACGGGTGATGGCTAACCGCGCGGTCATTTCCAGCGGTCTTTCCACCATGTCGGTCGCCAACGAATGGATGCCCACCATCCGCGCCACGGTGTTCGGGATCATGCTGATGATGATGCCGATCGCCTTGCTGTTCATCCTGACGCCGATCAACTTGAGGGTAGCCAGCTTCGCGTTGGGGCTGTTCGTGTTTGTCGCGCTCTGGGGGGTGATCGATGCCGGCATCTACCAGCTCACTTTTGGACGGGCGATGGATGTCCTTGCCGAGATGCGTTCCAACCATGTTGCCGCCAATGCGTGGATGCTCGCACCTTCGGCCGCGATGAAAGCACTGGCGATATTCGGGAGCTTCCGCACTGCCGCTGCGGGGCTTGCCGGCGCGTTCGTGTTCACGGTGTTCCGCTTCTCTGGCAATGTCTTCACGGCCTTTACCAGCGGCGCGCTGCAGACGCAGGGCCAAGGCTCGGCTGCCGCCGCGCCGCTCTCGACGCGCGAAGGATATGCGTCCGCGCTGGAGGCCCAGGCATCGGCTGCCGGAACAATGGCGCGCAGAAGCGCGGCTTCGAGCTTCGGCGACTACGGGGAGAGGTCATCCTTCGGTACCAATCGCGCCTTTGGCGCCGCCGGAAGCGTGTTGGGCGAACATGGCGGAGGCCCACTGGGCAATGCGGCGTTCGCGCTCGGGGGCATCGACGCGTCGCGCGAGCTCGGGGGGCTCTCCCCTGCTCTCGCCGGACGCAATCTTGGCGATCCCGCCACCGCGCGCGCCGTCCGCGCCAATGCCACCACCTCCGCGATCCGCGACTTTGCCGAAAAGGACGCCTTGCGTTCGATTGGCACGACCTATTTCGGACAGGGTCAGGCGGGGGAACGGGCATTCGCCTCGTTCGCACAGAATATGGTGCAGTGGCGCGCCTTCGGCGACCAGCGCGCCTATGACATGATGCGCCAGGGCGCCCAGCGGCATTTCGAGCGGGGCGGCTACGATGAAAAGGATGCAGCACTGAAGGCCTCGACCGTGATCGGCCAGGCTTCGGCGGATCCGACCTTTGCAAAGCTCATCGCGAATGCCTTCGAGCAGGAGCAGATGCTGCGTAACGATCTGACCGGCGCGCAGGTGCAGGTCGGAGCGATGGAGGGACGCCGCGACTTCGCGGGCGACAACGTCGCGTCGATCGAGCGGCGCAATGTTGCGACCGAACAGGCCCATCGGACCGGTGGCAACGAAGGTCAGCGCAACGCCGCTTCGATGCTCGGGCTCTCCGTCCAGGAGACGAGCCGCCGTATTGGCTTCATCAATGCGCTGTCCGGCGAAGCGAGATCAAGCGCGATCACCCAGCTTTCGCGCGCCACCGGCCGCAACGAGGCTCAGGTCCTCCATGCGCTCGAAACCTACAATGCCGCCACGCAGGTGGGCACGGCCGATGGAGCTAGCGCCGAAGCCGCGCGCGAAGGCACCAGCGTCTACGGCCGCACGCGCGAGGCAGGTGGCTACGACTTTGCGGAACGCTCGGGCAAGCTCGACGCACAGCGCGAGGTCGGACAAGACGGCACCCGCTCAGCAGCCCGGATCGGCGAACAGCGGCGCCAGGCTGACAATGCGGGCTTTGCGGAAGGGGCCGAGGCCGCCGGCATGTCGGTCCGCGAGGCGGCGAGGCTGGACAGCTTTATCCGAACTCTCTCCCAGGGCGCCGGCAATCAGCTCGACATGGCCGAGGGCGGCGCCGCGCGCATCGCCGATCGCGCCCGGAACGAACGTCTCGGCCGTATCGTCGAAAACGAGCGGCTTACGCGCATGCAGGGCCTGTTGAGGGAACATGGCGTTCGCCTCTCCAAGCGTCAGATCGCGATGGACCAGAACGGCGATATGAGCCTCAATCTCACACCCGAGGCTGCGACCCAAATGTGGCGGGGCGGTCTCATCAACGACAGCCAGCTCGGCGCGGTGGCAGGAGGCGGACGAGCCCGATTCAGCTTCGCTCATAATGACGTGCTGGTTTCGAGCTCCGTCGGATTCCAGCAGTCGGCGCGCAGCGATACCAGCACGCGATTCGAGGCGGGAAAGCAGGCGGGGCCGGATACAATCGAACATTTCCTGGGTGGCGGCGAGCAAGGTCAGGCCATGATGCGGAATTGGCTGCGAGGTGGCTTTGAAATGGATCGCCACGGCAATTGGCGCTTGAAACCTCAGGTCGCCGACACGCTGACAAGGGATGTGCAGGCGCTAATCGCGCAGACCGGATGGCAGCGGTCCATCAATCGCCTAGCTCAAGATCAGACCACGATGGGAACCAATGTCGGAGCAGAAATCGGTGGGGCTGTGAGCGCTTCGGAAACGCACTTCGGTCGTACTTCCGGCGAGGCAGCGCACGAGCGCTCGCGTCCCCAAAAAGCCGGATCGACCTCTGGTCAGCTGGGTGGCCGCGTGGGTTTCACGAGTTCAGATGTTGGCGTCACTACCGAAAGTGCCCAATCAAATCTCGACATCGTCAACTACGACGTCCGCGAGGCGATAGCTGCCGCAGAGCGCGCATCCGCGCGGTCAACGACACCGGAAGCAACCTTCTCCCGCGAGCTATCAGAAAGAATCCTCGGCAGCGAAGGGCTGCGCAATCGCTACCTTGGTCAGGCTGATTCAGATCGTGCGACGTTCGATATCACTGGACCGCTCACATCGATTGAGCAGAGATCAGTGTTGGACAGCGGGTCGTTTTCGACCGACATAGATGGAAGCAAAGGTGACGGTGATAGCACGTTCAAGAAGCGCTAG
- a CDS encoding S26 family signal peptidase, whose protein sequence is MLRLAWKAGKALWPEIRLLPLRAAVALGSAGLGQPPRPQQLWKAYGIVLPIGVLTWWAIPQVTWVMSPSIKAWAVRAAPGPIHRGDLVSFELSHPLAGPKPVGVTKYALCMPGDRIDMIEKPSMTPRAWDGWYYCNGRLLGVSKAIGRNGQKLDHWNPAAAQIPSGMIYVGSSHPSGFDSRYYGPIAISRLQRMERVL, encoded by the coding sequence ATGCTCAGGCTCGCCTGGAAGGCCGGTAAAGCGCTCTGGCCCGAGATCAGACTGCTGCCGCTTCGCGCGGCGGTGGCGCTCGGCAGCGCCGGCCTCGGGCAGCCGCCCCGCCCGCAGCAATTGTGGAAGGCTTACGGTATCGTGCTCCCGATCGGCGTGCTCACCTGGTGGGCGATCCCGCAGGTCACATGGGTGATGAGCCCTTCGATCAAGGCCTGGGCCGTCCGAGCCGCTCCGGGGCCGATCCATCGCGGCGATCTCGTGTCGTTCGAGCTGTCGCACCCGCTCGCCGGGCCAAAGCCTGTCGGCGTTACCAAATATGCGCTTTGCATGCCGGGCGACCGGATCGACATGATCGAGAAGCCGTCGATGACCCCTCGGGCCTGGGATGGATGGTATTATTGCAACGGGCGCTTGCTGGGCGTGAGCAAGGCGATCGGTCGGAATGGCCAGAAGCTGGACCATTGGAATCCTGCCGCGGCGCAGATCCCGTCAGGCATGATTTATGTCGGCTCTTCCCATCCGAGCGGGTTCGACAGCCGCTATTATGGGCCGATCGCGATTTCGCGTCTCCAGCGCATGGAGCGCGTGCTGTGA
- a CDS encoding conjugal transfer protein TraF, translating into MLTFTTNVRAQEGPAIGSSTHRGTPKQGYWWYQAPPPKPTEEKAESDAVVKPEIPPMAELATWTPPRIRKLIEQQRDYAATVLTVDAVADFWRLEDFARRKARAFAGVTQIAMLQHPELNSKSANPMVGDARDRLLASKEETRRSYLRAHANEFALVMFSRSTCGYCRVQWPIVQRFQDEIGWQVTLMDIDRRPGIGERFGVEVTPTTMVIRRNSQQRMVIATGVEAYPNLMQTAYQAVRLLSGDIRPEQFLTGAGEEDGFFDALANGPVSATDPRALGGDLVDTSLEPKR; encoded by the coding sequence ATGCTCACGTTCACGACCAATGTCAGGGCGCAGGAGGGGCCTGCGATTGGCTCGAGCACTCACCGCGGAACGCCCAAACAAGGCTATTGGTGGTATCAGGCGCCCCCGCCGAAGCCGACCGAGGAGAAAGCCGAATCGGATGCGGTGGTGAAGCCCGAGATTCCGCCCATGGCGGAGCTCGCGACCTGGACGCCGCCCAGGATCCGCAAGCTTATCGAGCAGCAGCGCGATTATGCCGCGACCGTCCTGACCGTCGATGCCGTTGCCGATTTCTGGCGGCTTGAGGATTTTGCCCGGCGCAAGGCGCGCGCGTTCGCCGGCGTGACCCAGATCGCGATGCTCCAGCATCCCGAGCTCAATTCGAAATCGGCAAATCCCATGGTCGGCGACGCCCGCGATCGCTTGCTGGCGTCGAAGGAAGAGACGCGCCGCAGCTATCTGCGCGCGCACGCCAATGAATTCGCGCTCGTCATGTTCTCGCGCTCGACCTGCGGATATTGCCGGGTCCAGTGGCCAATCGTCCAACGCTTCCAGGACGAGATCGGCTGGCAGGTCACCCTGATGGACATCGACAGGCGTCCCGGCATTGGCGAGCGCTTCGGCGTCGAGGTCACGCCGACGACCATGGTCATCCGCCGCAACAGCCAGCAGCGCATGGTCATCGCCACGGGCGTCGAGGCGTATCCGAATTTGATGCAGACCGCCTATCAGGCCGTGCGGCTGCTTTCGGGCGACATCCGCCCCGAGCAATTCCTGACGGGTGCAGGCGAGGAAGACGGGTTCTTCGACGCGCTCGCCAATGGACCGGTCTCGGCCACCGATCCGCGCGCGCTCGGCGGCGATCTCGTCGACACAAGCCTGGAGCCGAAGCGATGA
- a CDS encoding type II toxin-antitoxin system VapC family toxin yields the protein MKVTADTNILVRAATLDDPVQGPLAQKIMKDAELVAVAVAALCEFCWVLKRAYNFEPARIGASIRLLLEAANIRVDRQAAEAGLVLLDQGGDFADGVIAYDGQWLGGETFVSFDKKAVGLLQKRGGAARVPA from the coding sequence GTGAAGGTCACCGCCGACACCAACATCCTCGTCAGGGCAGCCACCCTGGACGACCCGGTTCAAGGCCCGCTCGCCCAGAAGATCATGAAGGATGCCGAGCTTGTGGCTGTAGCGGTCGCAGCATTGTGCGAGTTCTGCTGGGTGCTCAAACGAGCCTATAATTTCGAGCCTGCGAGGATCGGCGCCTCCATTCGTCTGCTTCTCGAAGCCGCAAATATCCGGGTCGATCGACAGGCCGCTGAGGCTGGGCTGGTGCTGCTCGACCAGGGGGGAGATTTCGCCGACGGCGTCATCGCCTACGATGGGCAATGGCTGGGAGGTGAGACGTTCGTGAGCTTCGACAAGAAGGCCGTTGGTCTGCTGCAGAAGCGGGGAGGCGCCGCGCGCGTTCCCGCCTGA
- a CDS encoding TraU family protein yields MAAAFLAVPLALLLASAPAHASKCEAGTIFNPITKVRWNCIFPITIGGVRVGSYDKLDKALDAQSASNPLCACRKGVTFWFGVKVSFWSPNRMVDVVTEPGCMMALGVDLMPTGGKLQGSQSSISDGTNTRKMFAQMHYYISPVWKMLDMFTDLPCIEDDGFDVAMITEVLPTWQSGTLGAIIQPEGILFGNPAAGLACMADSAAAAAGKVIDPLFWCMGSWGATYPIAGDIHFDDSVEAWAGLAARGTFMMGRLGALTVSSADGCSFKPQPIWTKSRYKLQIMEPVKGGKCVNIGRPGALWSSAKHAPGEDNAQFMLFEKVICCAGISTP; encoded by the coding sequence ATGGCTGCGGCCTTCCTCGCGGTTCCTCTCGCGTTGCTGCTCGCCTCGGCCCCCGCGCATGCGTCGAAATGCGAGGCGGGCACCATCTTCAATCCCATCACGAAGGTTCGCTGGAACTGCATCTTTCCGATCACGATCGGCGGCGTGCGGGTCGGCAGCTATGACAAGCTCGACAAGGCGCTCGACGCGCAATCGGCCTCGAATCCGCTCTGCGCCTGCCGCAAGGGCGTGACCTTCTGGTTCGGCGTGAAGGTGAGTTTCTGGTCGCCCAACCGGATGGTCGACGTGGTCACCGAACCGGGTTGCATGATGGCGCTCGGTGTCGACCTCATGCCCACGGGCGGCAAGCTTCAGGGCAGCCAATCCTCGATTTCGGACGGAACGAACACTCGCAAGATGTTCGCGCAGATGCATTATTATATCTCGCCGGTCTGGAAGATGCTCGACATGTTCACGGACCTGCCGTGCATCGAGGACGACGGCTTCGACGTCGCCATGATCACCGAGGTGCTGCCGACCTGGCAGTCGGGAACACTGGGCGCGATCATCCAGCCTGAAGGCATTCTCTTCGGCAACCCGGCCGCGGGGCTCGCCTGCATGGCGGACAGCGCCGCCGCTGCCGCCGGCAAGGTCATCGATCCGCTCTTCTGGTGCATGGGATCATGGGGCGCCACCTACCCGATCGCCGGCGACATTCACTTCGATGACAGTGTCGAAGCCTGGGCAGGCCTCGCCGCGCGCGGGACATTCATGATGGGCCGGCTCGGCGCCCTTACCGTCTCGTCGGCCGACGGCTGCTCGTTCAAGCCCCAGCCGATCTGGACCAAGTCGCGCTACAAGCTCCAGATCATGGAGCCCGTCAAGGGCGGCAAATGCGTGAACATCGGCCGCCCCGGCGCGCTCTGGTCCTCAGCCAAGCACGCCCCGGGAGAAGACAACGCCCAATTCATGCTTTTCGAAAAGGTGATCTGCTGCGCGGGGATTTCCACCCCGTGA